Part of the Immundisolibacter sp. genome is shown below.
GCCGCCGCCGCAGGACTTTGACTGGCTGATCATCATGGGTGGGCCGATGGGCGCCTACGAGTCCGATCTGCACCCGTTCCTGAGCGCCGAAATCGATCTGATCAGGGTGGCAATCAGGACCGGCAAACGGGTACTCGGCATCTGTCTGGGAGCACAGTTGATGGCCGCCGCGCTCGGCGCCAGAGTCTACGCGTCAGGTCACAAGGAAATCGGCTGGTTTCCGGTAGAAGCGGTTCCGGAAGCAACACACAGCCCGTTTGGCGATGACTTACCCGAACCACTGACCGTGTTCCATTGGCACGGTGACACCTTCGACCTTCCGGCCGGCGCGGTGCGGCTTGCCCGTAGCGCGCTGTTCCAGCAGCAGGGCTTCGTGTATGGCGACCGAGTACTGGCGCTGCAGTTTCACCCGGAGATGGACGCCGCCGGCCTGGCGGCGCTCGCCGACGCCTTCGGAGCACGCCTGAAACCCCGTCCCGGCGTGCAATCGGCGG
Proteins encoded:
- a CDS encoding type 1 glutamine amidotransferase, giving the protein PPPQDFDWLIIMGGPMGAYESDLHPFLSAEIDLIRVAIRTGKRVLGICLGAQLMAAALGARVYASGHKEIGWFPVEAVPEATHSPFGDDLPEPLTVFHWHGDTFDLPAGAVRLARSALFQQQGFVYGDRVLALQFHPEMDAAGLAALADAFGARLKPRPGVQSAAEMCALDHHFAPAQRLLEAWLTRLART